Proteins encoded within one genomic window of Raineyella fluvialis:
- a CDS encoding DeoR/GlpR family DNA-binding transcription regulator, translating to MADAHPARTSEESAVQRPVKSSKGQRRREQILHLLTTDPETNVTVSDLSETFGVSVATIRRDLSDLQEQRLITRTYGGAALQRLPAELTMVERESTHADAKRAIGRAGAALIEDGDLVILDSGSTTEQLAIALGDRPVTVVSNGLRVVRQLVPYAQVRVTVLGGSLRGFNETTYGPDAEAMLQHVYATLAFVGTDAVDPQRGITSRTYEQARLKSLMLQNSQQVFVVADSSKLGQHQAFNYWSPLPAGWGLITDDGADPEALEELRAVGATEIIIAPTARETSEGAALA from the coding sequence ATGGCTGACGCACACCCCGCCCGTACGTCCGAAGAATCCGCCGTCCAGCGTCCGGTGAAGTCCAGCAAGGGGCAACGCCGTCGCGAGCAGATCCTGCACCTGCTGACCACTGATCCGGAGACGAACGTGACGGTGAGCGACCTGTCCGAGACTTTCGGGGTCTCGGTGGCGACGATCCGCCGCGACCTGTCCGATCTCCAGGAGCAACGCCTCATCACCCGTACGTACGGTGGAGCCGCCCTCCAGCGACTACCTGCCGAACTCACCATGGTCGAGAGGGAGTCGACCCACGCCGACGCCAAAAGGGCCATCGGACGGGCCGGGGCAGCGCTCATCGAGGACGGCGACCTGGTCATCCTGGACTCCGGCTCGACCACGGAACAACTCGCCATCGCCCTCGGTGACCGGCCGGTCACCGTGGTCTCCAACGGCCTGCGCGTCGTGCGTCAACTGGTGCCGTACGCGCAGGTCCGGGTGACCGTGCTCGGTGGGTCGCTACGTGGTTTCAACGAGACGACGTACGGCCCCGACGCCGAGGCGATGCTCCAGCACGTGTACGCGACCCTGGCCTTCGTGGGCACCGACGCCGTCGATCCGCAGCGCGGCATCACGTCGCGTACGTACGAGCAGGCCCGACTGAAGTCGCTCATGCTCCAGAACTCCCAACAGGTGTTCGTCGTCGCCGACTCGTCCAAGCTCGGCCAGCACCAGGCTTTCAATTACTGGTCCCCCCTGCCCGCCGGCTGGGGACTGATCACCGACGACGGCGCCGATCCCGAGGCGCTGGAAGAGCTTCGAGCGGTCGGGGCGACCGAGATCATCATCGCCCCGACCGCTCGGGAGACGTCCGAGGGGGCAGCACTCGCCTGA